From a single Apium graveolens cultivar Ventura chromosome 2, ASM990537v1, whole genome shotgun sequence genomic region:
- the LOC141707358 gene encoding uncharacterized protein LOC141707358 gives MGMDFRVLKWQILRGSLAKRLFVRALLFTLAMVIISFVQMGNDIRKGELVLLESGDCGLDVIVSDPDVNVTWFWRHVSTSLFGFLGGSARKREGQDLSRSVFMEFMEKKMLDTGAKALCVGEKSDLNALLLQKMGLSDASGVRSHPFFSLWKKRFVYELGFEGNYFDFVFSSDLDRVSVPALLVLEIERVLRPGGIGAMLIGTSAFYPGSSVRSTTPVSSFLKSSNVVSTCGIGSFTLVTFKKRFNNVALFEHYRLPDNCPSIKTNKPYIKYIEPLAVNQLGQLESGISYLSKFINISSKGRVVYINVGAGKLVNSSITEILEPNYHVPLQALDIYVLDHNASALLLYVQKAGITFVYHPDLVDYTVPGLVSNEELSAPREVDEFEFIHWFKETVTEGDFVVLMMNARAAELKILFELFESGAICHVDELFLQCSDTADCKDTVCGDCRSLFKGLRNSGVYSHQWWEPGTIF, from the coding sequence ATGGGGATGGATTTTAGGGTGTTGAAATGGCAGATTCTTCGTGGGTCGTTGGCGAAACGGTTGTTTGTGAGGGCTTTGTTGTTTACATTGGCTATGGTAATCATTTCGTTTGTTCAAATGGGTAATGATATTCGAAAAGGGGAGCTGGTTTTGTTGGAATCTGGTGATTGTGGATTGGATGTTATTGTATCGGATCCGGATGTGAATGTAACCTGGTTTTGGAGACATGTGTCTACCTCTTTGTTTGGGTTTTTGGGTGGTTCAGCGAGGAAGAGAGAGGGTCAGGATTTGAGTAGGAGTGTATTCATGGAGTTTATGGAGAAGAAGATGTTGGATACCGGTGCTAAAGCGCTTTGTGTTGGGGAGAAATCGGATTTGAATGCCTTACTATTGCAAAAAATGGGACTCTCTGATGCGTCGGGTGTTCGTAGCCACCCATTTTTCTCATTGTGGAAGAAACGGTTCGTTTATGAGCTTGGTTTTGAGGGTAATTATTTTGATTTCGTGTTCTCAAGTGATCTCGACAGGGTATCTGTTCCAGCTCTTCTCGTGCTAGAGATTGAGCGTGTCTTACGTCCAGGTGGTATTGGCGCAATGCTCATTGGTACTTCAGCTTTCTATCCGGGTAGCTCAGTAAGGTCTACTACTCCTGTCTCATCATTTTTAAAGAGCTCTAATGTTGTGAGTACATGCGGTATTGGCTCATTTACACTTGTCACGTTTAAGAAAAGATTTAACAATGTTGCTCTATTTGAGCATTATCGGCTTCCTGACAATTGCCCATCAATTAAAACTAACAAACCATATATAAAATACATAGAACCTCTAGCTGTCAACCAATTGGGACAGCTAGAAAGTGGAATTTCTTATTTATCCAAATTTATAAACATTTCCTCAAAAGGGAGGGTGGTTTATATTAATGTTGGTGCGGGAAAATTGGTCAACTCTAGCATCACAGAAATCTTAGAGCCAAATTACCATGTTCCGCTGCAAGCTTTAGATATCTACGTTCTTGATCACAATGCTTCTGCTCTTTTGCTATATGTGCAAAAAGCGGGTATTACTTTTGTATACCACCCAGACCTTGTTGATTATACGGTTCCTGGACTTGTATCAAATGAAGAATTGAGTGCACCTCGTGAGGTAGATGAATTTGAATTTATTCATTGGTTCAAAGAAACTGTAACAGAAGGTGACTTCGTTGTCCTTATGATGAATGCACGAGCGGCAGAGCTTAAAATTCTCTTTGAATTATTTGAAAGTGGAGCAATATGCCATGTCGATGAACTCTTTCTTCAGTGTTCAGATACTGCAGACTGCAAAGATACTGTATGCGGGGACTGTAGAAGCCTCTTCAAAGGCCTTAGAAATAGTGGCGTCTATTCCCATCAGTGGTGGGAGCCTGGAACTATCTTCTGA
- the LOC141707355 gene encoding F-box/kelch-repeat protein At5g60570-like — MDCKSKKKLCCSSRMIEDESLKNELEKGGGSGVVDLGIDGGYYGGGLRVGLGESLIPGLYDDVALNCFAWASRSDYCSLSCLNMRFNKLVRSGYLYDLRKKLEVVEHWVYMVCDPRGWEAFVPMRNKWVKLPKIPCDECFSHADKESLAVGSELLVFGRELFGFATWKYSFIQNSWLKCEGINHPRCLFGSGSLGSIAIVAGGSDKSGNILKSAELYDSSTGTWEILPNMHSPRKLCSGFFMDEKFYVIGGMTSHTDSLTCGEELDLKTRKWRRIEGMYPNVSKAAQAPPLVAVVDNQLYAVEYLSNDVIKYDKVKNKWDVLGRLPVRADYSNGWGLAFKAYGKQLLVVGGQRTREGEAIVLNSWCPKSGVNNGTLDWKVLGVKEKVGVFVYNCAVMGC, encoded by the coding sequence ATGGATTGTAAGTCGAAGAAGAAGTTGTGTTGTTCTTCAAGAATGATTGAGGACGAGTCGTTAAAGAATGAATTGGAGAAAGGAGGGGGTAGTGGTGTTGTGGATTTAGGAATAGATGGAGGATATTATGGTGGTGGTTTGAGGGTTGGTTTGGGTGAGTCTTTGATACCTGGTCTTTACGATGATGTTGCGTTGAATTGTTTTGCTTGGGCTAGTAGATCGGATTATTGTTCGTTATCTTGCCTTAATATGAGGTTTAATAAATTAGTTAGGAGTGGGTATTTGTATGATTTGCGGAAGAAATTAGAGGTTGTGGAGCATTGGGTGTATATGGTTTGTGATCCGAGAGGGTGGGAGGCATTCGTCCCGATGAGGAACAAGTGGGTGAAGTTGCCTAAAATTCCTTGTGATGAGTGCTTTAGTCATGCTGACAAGGAGTCATTAGCTGTGGGCAGTGAATTGTTGGTTTTTGGCCGTGAATTATTTGGATTTGCGACGTGGAAGTATAGCTTCATTCAAAATAGTTGGTTGAAGTGTGAAGGTATAAATCATCCTCGTTGTTTATTTGGTTCAGGTAGTCTTGGATCTATTGCTATTGTCGCTGGAGGGAGTGACAAGAGTGGAAATATTCTAAAATCTGCTGAGCTTTACGATTCATCAACTGGTACATGGGAAATATTGCCAAACATGCACTCACCGCGTAAATTATGCAGTGGGTTTTTTATGGATGAGAAGTTCTATGTGATAGGAGGTATGACAAGTCACACGGATTCATTAACTTGTGGGGAGGAGTTAGATCTTAAGACCAGGAAATGGAGGAGAATTGAAGGGATGTATCCAAATGTTAGTAAGGCTGCCCAGGCACCCCCTCTTGTGGCAGTTGTTGATAACCAATTATACGCAGTTGAGTACTTGTCCAACGATGTAATAAAGTATGACAAGGTGAAGAACAAGTGGGATGTGTTGGGTAGACTTCCGGTTAGAGCTGATTATTCAAATGGTTGGGGGCTGGCTTTCAAAGCCTATGGGAAGCAACTTCTAGTGGTGGGCGGCCAAAGGACCCGAGAAGGCGAAGCTATTGTGTTAAATTCTTGGTGCCCAAAATCAGGGGTCAATAATGGAACTTTGGATTGGAAGGTGCTTGGTGTGAAGGAAAAAGTAGGGGTGTTTGTTTACAACTGTGCTGTCATGGGTTGTTAA